From a region of the Mycobacterium intracellulare ATCC 13950 genome:
- a CDS encoding cystathionine gamma-synthase produces the protein MSDDGNPHPEFTGLATKAIHAGYRPDPATGAVNAPIYASSTFAQDGVGALRGGFEYARTGNPTRAALEAALAAVEEGSYGRAFASGMAATDCALRTVLRPGDHVVIPNDAYGGTFRLIDKVFTQWNVDYTPVALHELDAVAAAITPRTRMIWVETPTNPLLSIADIAAIAELGEQHSAKVLVDNTFASPALQQPLTLGADIVLHSTTKYIGGHSDVVGGALVTNDQELDDAFGFLQNGAGAVPGPFDAYLTMRGLKTLVLRMQRHSENAMAVAEFLAGHRAVSAVLYPGLPSHPGHEVAARQMRGFGGMVSVRMKGGRDAAGDLCANTKVFILAESLGGVESLIEHPSAMTHASTAGSQLEVPDDLVRLSVGIEDVADLVADLQQALA, from the coding sequence ATGAGCGACGACGGCAACCCACACCCCGAGTTCACCGGGCTGGCCACCAAAGCGATTCACGCCGGCTACCGGCCGGACCCGGCGACCGGAGCGGTCAACGCCCCGATCTACGCCAGCAGCACCTTCGCCCAGGACGGCGTCGGCGCATTGCGGGGCGGATTCGAATACGCGCGCACCGGCAACCCGACCCGCGCCGCGCTGGAGGCCGCGCTGGCCGCCGTCGAGGAAGGCAGCTACGGCCGGGCCTTCGCCTCGGGGATGGCCGCCACCGACTGCGCCCTTCGCACAGTGCTGCGGCCGGGTGACCACGTCGTGATCCCGAATGACGCCTACGGCGGCACGTTCCGGCTGATCGACAAGGTCTTCACCCAGTGGAACGTCGACTACACGCCCGTCGCGCTGCACGAGCTGGACGCCGTCGCCGCCGCGATCACGCCGCGCACCCGGATGATCTGGGTGGAAACCCCGACCAACCCGTTGCTGTCCATCGCCGATATCGCCGCCATCGCCGAGCTGGGCGAGCAGCATTCCGCGAAAGTGTTGGTGGACAACACCTTTGCCTCACCCGCGCTGCAGCAGCCGCTGACGCTGGGGGCAGACATCGTGCTGCACTCCACCACCAAGTACATCGGCGGCCATTCCGACGTGGTGGGCGGCGCGCTGGTCACCAACGACCAGGAACTCGACGACGCGTTCGGCTTCCTGCAGAACGGGGCCGGCGCGGTGCCCGGCCCGTTCGACGCCTACCTGACGATGCGCGGACTGAAGACCCTGGTGCTGCGCATGCAGCGGCACAGCGAAAACGCCATGGCCGTAGCGGAATTCCTTGCGGGCCATCGCGCGGTGAGCGCGGTGCTCTACCCCGGCCTGCCCAGCCACCCCGGGCACGAGGTCGCCGCGCGGCAGATGCGCGGGTTCGGCGGCATGGTCTCGGTGCGCATGAAAGGCGGCCGGGACGCCGCCGGGGATCTGTGCGCCAACACCAAGGTGTTCATCCTGGCCGAATCGCTGGGCGGGGTCGAGTCGCTGATCGAGCACCCCAGCGCGATGACGCATGCGTCGACGGCCGGGTCGCAATTGGAAGTGCCCGACGACCTGGTGCGGCTGTCGGTCGGCATCGAGGACGTCGCCGACCTGGTGGCC